Proteins encoded by one window of Streptomyces sp. LX-29:
- a CDS encoding TIGR03936 family radical SAM-associated protein — MQRIRLRYTKRGRLRFTSHRDFQRAFERALRRAEVPMAYSAGFTPHPKVSYANAAPTGTGSEAEYLEIQLAEAREPETLRRLLDESLPTGLDITEAVEARTSGLADRLQASVWEIRLDGVEVTEAERAVAAFLAAETVEVQRRTKNGVRTFDTRGAVARLAAVAPAADRPSDGACAILRLVVRHETPAVRPDDVLSGLRATADLAPPVPAAVTRLAQGLLDEETGTVTDPLAPDREAVTAAPSTAAGLAAAKAAEGSG; from the coding sequence GTGCAGCGCATCCGCCTTCGGTACACCAAGCGCGGCCGCCTCCGCTTCACCAGCCACCGCGACTTCCAGCGTGCCTTCGAGCGTGCGCTGCGGCGCGCCGAGGTGCCCATGGCCTACTCGGCGGGCTTCACCCCGCACCCGAAGGTGTCGTACGCCAACGCCGCCCCCACCGGCACCGGCAGCGAGGCCGAGTACCTGGAGATCCAGCTCGCCGAGGCCCGCGAACCGGAGACGCTGCGCCGGCTGCTCGACGAGTCGCTGCCGACCGGGCTCGACATCACCGAGGCCGTCGAGGCCCGCACCTCGGGCCTGGCCGACCGGCTGCAGGCGTCGGTGTGGGAGATCCGGCTCGACGGGGTCGAGGTCACCGAGGCCGAGCGGGCCGTCGCGGCCTTCCTCGCCGCGGAGACCGTCGAGGTCCAGCGCAGGACCAAGAACGGCGTCCGCACCTTCGACACCCGGGGCGCCGTGGCCCGGCTCGCAGCGGTCGCACCCGCGGCCGATAGGCCCAGCGACGGTGCCTGTGCGATACTGCGGCTGGTTGTGCGGCACGAGACACCTGCCGTACGGCCCGACGACGTCCTGTCCGGCCTCCGCGCCACGGCCGACCTGGCGCCGCCGGTCCCCGCAGCGGTGACCAGGCTGGCGCAGGGGCTGCTCGATGAGGAGACCGGCACGGTGACCGACCCGCTCGCGCCCGACCGCGAGGCAGTCACGGCCGCCCCATCCACGGCCGCCGGACTGGCCGCCGCGAAGGCGGCGGAAGGTTCCGGGTAG
- a CDS encoding Rne/Rng family ribonuclease: MLESIEPTEPQDQSDARGRAADGGAAGTTGTGQDNNNSPSDTLPPRRRRRAASRPAGPPTATLSDDAVASASAAAAIPTEEAESAAAEPVVEPVAEAKPPRTRRRATRKVAAPAPAEVAEPVAEEVVEAEVPVAEAEPVVEAEVKPARARRRATRKVAAPAPAEVAEPVAEEAVEAEAPVAEAEPVVEAEVKPARARRRATRKVTAPAPAEVVEPVAEEVEAEVPVAEAEPVVEAEVKPARARRRATRKVTAPAPAEVVEPVAEEVVEAEVPVAETVVEPEPVVEPVAEAKPARTRRRATRKVTAPAPTEVAEEAVEAEAPVAEPEPVVEAEAKPARTRRRASRKATAPETPTAEAVEPAPVTKPEPVRSEPAAAPVAEEPAPEAPARSRRRAVRPPTALFQAPVFTEPMFQTPETAALAAAEERAAAEEAVEAEEAVEVEAEEAEPLRPAASRRRRRRRGEPVEERVEAEEALETAEAEAEGVAEPVEAEADEEEPGDRPRRRRRGGRRRRRGEAAEAEGGEERLEEEAETEAETEGAEAEAEGEEPAEDEDALVGAGSSSSRRRRRRRRRSGDAVEGEPGADEPERTVVKIREPRKREEPSDEVQSIKGSTRLEAKKQRRREGREQGRRRVPIITEAEFLARREAVERVMVVRQNGDRTQIGVLEDNVLVEHFVNKEQSNSYVGNVYLGKVQNVLPSMEAAFVDIGKGRNAVLYAGEVNFEALGLANGPRRIETALKSGQSVLVQVTKDPIGHKGARLTSQVSLPGRYLVYVPEGSMTGISRKLPDTERARLKQILKKIVPEDAGVIVRTAAEGASEDELRRDVERLQAQWEEIQKKAKSGGAPTLLYGEPDMTVRVVRDIFNEDFSKVIVSGDGAWETIHGYVSNVAPDLADRLQKWTSDVDVFATYRIDEQLMKALDRKVWLPSGGSLVIDRTEAMVVVDVNTGKFTGQGGNLEETVTRNNLEAAEEIVRQLRLRDLGGIIVIDFIDMVLESNRDLVLRRLLECLGRDRTKHQVAEVTSLGLVQMTRKRVGQGLLESFSESCVHCNGRGVIVHMDQPTSVGGGGKRKKKKAGAGAPQAEPEQLVEELPEPEAAETVAEVAAEVAEPQALPEPAFAPDEELYSSAAEAEAAAMRGRGRARRRVTRKATAPAGAPKAAEPVVVEPEVVAEVVAEAVSEAVAASEAPAVVAEPEAQPEPVAAPRARRRVTRKVSAPAGSPAGAEDTAVVVVATPAAEAVAEAPAEAPAEAVATEAEAEVAAPAKKTARKAAKKAPAKKATAKKTAAKKTVAKKATTKKATAKKTTAKKSATKKAAAAEQTLSSVTASTEG, from the coding sequence ATGCTCGAATCAATTGAGCCCACTGAGCCCCAGGACCAGTCGGACGCGCGAGGACGGGCCGCCGATGGCGGTGCCGCCGGCACGACCGGTACCGGGCAGGACAACAACAACAGCCCCAGCGACACCCTGCCGCCGCGGCGTCGGCGCCGCGCGGCCTCCAGGCCGGCCGGCCCGCCGACGGCGACGCTGAGTGACGACGCTGTCGCCTCCGCCTCCGCCGCTGCCGCCATACCGACGGAGGAGGCCGAGTCGGCCGCTGCCGAGCCGGTCGTGGAGCCGGTCGCCGAGGCGAAGCCCCCACGGACGCGTCGTCGTGCCACGCGTAAGGTCGCCGCCCCGGCGCCCGCGGAGGTTGCCGAGCCGGTCGCCGAGGAGGTCGTCGAGGCTGAGGTGCCCGTGGCCGAGGCGGAGCCGGTGGTCGAGGCTGAGGTGAAGCCCGCGCGGGCGCGTCGTCGTGCCACGCGTAAGGTCGCTGCCCCCGCGCCCGCGGAGGTTGCCGAGCCGGTCGCCGAGGAGGCTGTCGAGGCTGAGGCGCCTGTCGCCGAGGCGGAGCCGGTGGTCGAGGCTGAGGTGAAGCCCGCGCGGGCGCGTCGTCGTGCCACGCGTAAGGTCACCGCTCCGGCGCCCGCGGAGGTCGTCGAGCCGGTCGCGGAAGAGGTCGAGGCTGAGGTGCCCGTGGCCGAGGCGGAGCCGGTGGTCGAGGCTGAGGTGAAGCCCGCGCGGGCGCGTCGTCGTGCCACACGTAAGGTCACCGCTCCCGCGCCCGCGGAGGTCGTCGAGCCGGTCGCGGAAGAGGTCGTCGAGGCCGAGGTGCCCGTCGCCGAGACGGTCGTGGAGCCGGAGCCGGTCGTGGAGCCTGTCGCCGAGGCGAAGCCCGCGCGGACGCGTCGTCGTGCCACGCGTAAGGTCACCGCCCCCGCGCCCACGGAGGTCGCGGAGGAGGCGGTCGAGGCCGAGGCGCCCGTCGCCGAGCCGGAGCCGGTGGTCGAGGCCGAGGCGAAGCCCGCGCGGACCCGTCGCCGTGCCTCCCGCAAGGCCACCGCCCCCGAGACGCCGACCGCGGAGGCCGTCGAGCCCGCGCCGGTGACGAAGCCGGAGCCGGTCCGATCGGAGCCCGCTGCCGCACCCGTGGCCGAGGAGCCCGCGCCGGAGGCCCCCGCGCGGTCCCGCCGCCGGGCCGTGCGCCCGCCGACGGCCCTGTTCCAGGCCCCGGTGTTCACCGAGCCGATGTTCCAGACCCCGGAGACGGCGGCGCTCGCCGCCGCCGAGGAGCGCGCGGCCGCCGAGGAGGCGGTCGAGGCCGAGGAGGCTGTCGAGGTCGAGGCCGAGGAGGCCGAGCCGCTGCGCCCCGCCGCCAGCCGCCGTCGCCGTCGTCGGCGCGGCGAGCCGGTCGAGGAGCGCGTGGAGGCCGAGGAGGCCCTGGAGACCGCCGAGGCGGAGGCCGAGGGCGTCGCCGAGCCGGTCGAGGCCGAGGCGGACGAGGAGGAGCCGGGCGACCGTCCGCGTCGTCGTCGCCGCGGCGGCCGTCGTCGTCGCCGTGGTGAGGCCGCGGAGGCCGAGGGCGGCGAGGAGCGGCTCGAGGAAGAGGCCGAGACCGAAGCCGAGACCGAGGGTGCCGAGGCGGAGGCCGAGGGCGAAGAGCCCGCCGAGGACGAGGACGCCCTGGTCGGGGCCGGCTCCAGCAGCAGCCGTCGCCGCCGCCGTCGGCGTCGGCGCAGCGGCGACGCCGTCGAGGGCGAGCCCGGCGCGGACGAGCCGGAGCGCACGGTCGTCAAGATCCGCGAGCCGCGCAAGCGCGAGGAGCCCTCGGACGAGGTGCAGTCCATCAAGGGCTCGACCCGTCTGGAGGCGAAGAAGCAGCGCCGCCGCGAGGGCCGTGAGCAGGGCCGCCGCCGGGTGCCGATCATCACCGAGGCCGAGTTCCTGGCGCGCCGCGAGGCCGTCGAGCGGGTCATGGTCGTGCGTCAGAACGGCGACCGCACCCAGATCGGCGTGCTGGAGGACAACGTCCTCGTCGAGCACTTCGTCAACAAGGAGCAGTCCAACAGCTACGTCGGCAACGTCTACCTGGGCAAGGTCCAGAACGTGCTGCCGTCGATGGAGGCCGCGTTCGTCGACATCGGCAAGGGCCGCAACGCCGTCCTGTACGCCGGTGAGGTGAACTTCGAGGCGCTGGGTCTGGCCAACGGCCCGCGCCGGATCGAGACCGCCCTGAAGTCCGGGCAGTCCGTGCTGGTCCAGGTCACCAAGGACCCGATCGGCCACAAGGGCGCCCGGCTGACCAGCCAGGTCTCCCTGCCCGGCCGCTACCTGGTGTACGTGCCCGAGGGCTCGATGACCGGCATCAGCCGCAAGCTGCCCGACACCGAGCGGGCCCGGCTGAAGCAGATCCTCAAGAAGATCGTCCCCGAGGACGCGGGCGTCATCGTGCGCACCGCGGCGGAGGGCGCCAGCGAGGACGAGCTGCGCCGCGACGTCGAGCGGCTCCAGGCGCAGTGGGAGGAGATCCAGAAGAAGGCGAAGAGCGGCGGCGCCCCGACGCTGCTGTACGGCGAGCCGGACATGACCGTGCGCGTCGTCCGCGACATCTTCAACGAGGACTTCTCCAAGGTCATCGTCAGCGGTGACGGCGCATGGGAGACCATCCACGGATACGTCTCCAACGTGGCGCCGGACCTGGCGGACCGGCTCCAGAAGTGGACCTCGGACGTCGACGTCTTCGCCACGTACCGCATCGACGAGCAGCTGATGAAGGCGCTGGACCGCAAGGTCTGGCTGCCCAGCGGCGGCTCGCTGGTCATCGACCGGACCGAGGCGATGGTCGTGGTCGACGTCAACACCGGCAAGTTCACCGGCCAGGGCGGCAACCTGGAGGAGACGGTCACCAGGAACAACCTGGAGGCGGCCGAGGAGATCGTGCGCCAGCTGCGGCTGCGCGACCTCGGCGGCATCATCGTGATCGACTTCATCGACATGGTGCTGGAGTCCAACCGCGACCTGGTGCTGCGCCGCCTGCTGGAGTGCCTGGGCCGGGACCGCACCAAGCACCAGGTGGCCGAGGTCACCTCGCTGGGTCTGGTCCAGATGACCCGCAAGCGGGTCGGCCAGGGTCTGCTGGAGTCCTTCTCCGAGTCCTGCGTGCACTGCAACGGCCGCGGCGTCATCGTCCACATGGACCAGCCGACGTCGGTCGGTGGCGGCGGCAAGCGCAAGAAGAAGAAGGCCGGTGCCGGTGCCCCGCAGGCCGAGCCCGAGCAGCTCGTGGAGGAGCTGCCGGAGCCGGAGGCGGCCGAGACGGTGGCCGAGGTCGCCGCCGAGGTCGCCGAGCCGCAGGCGCTCCCCGAGCCGGCGTTCGCGCCCGACGAGGAGCTCTACAGCAGCGCCGCCGAGGCCGAGGCCGCGGCGATGCGCGGTCGTGGCCGTGCCCGTCGCCGGGTGACCCGTAAGGCGACCGCCCCGGCGGGTGCGCCGAAGGCCGCGGAGCCGGTGGTCGTGGAGCCGGAGGTCGTGGCGGAGGTCGTGGCCGAGGCCGTGAGCGAGGCCGTGGCGGCGTCCGAGGCGCCGGCGGTCGTCGCCGAGCCCGAGGCCCAGCCGGAGCCCGTGGCGGCGCCGCGTGCCCGTCGTCGGGTGACCCGGAAGGTGTCGGCTCCGGCCGGTTCGCCGGCAGGCGCCGAGGACACGGCCGTGGTCGTCGTGGCCACCCCGGCCGCCGAGGCCGTGGCCGAGGCCCCCGCTGAGGCTCCGGCCGAGGCGGTGGCGACCGAGGCTGAGGCCGAGGTCGCGGCGCCGGCCAAGAAGACGGCCCGCAAGGCCGCCAAGAAGGCCCCGGCGAAGAAGGCCACCGCCAAGAAGACGGCCGCCAAGAAGACCGTCGCGAAGAAGGCGACGACCAAGAAGGCGACCGCCAAGAAGACGACGGCCAAGAAGAGCGCCACCAAGAAGGCCGCGGCGGCGGAGCAGACGCTCTCGTCCGTCACCGCTTCCACGGAGGGCTGA
- the rplU gene encoding 50S ribosomal protein L21 — protein sequence MYAIVRTGGRQQKVSVGDVIEVDRISTSKVGDTVELSTLLVVDGDSVTSDPWVLAGVKVQAEVVDHHKGDKIRIQKYKNKTGYKKRIGHRQLHTALKITGIDAPAK from the coding sequence GTGTACGCGATCGTGCGCACCGGCGGCCGCCAGCAGAAGGTTTCTGTGGGCGACGTCATCGAGGTTGACCGCATTTCCACCAGCAAGGTCGGCGACACCGTCGAGCTCTCGACCCTGCTCGTCGTCGACGGCGACTCGGTCACCAGCGACCCGTGGGTCCTGGCCGGCGTGAAGGTCCAGGCCGAGGTTGTGGACCACCACAAGGGCGACAAGATCCGCATCCAGAAGTACAAGAACAAGACCGGTTACAAGAAGCGGATCGGCCACCGCCAGCTGCACACCGCGCTGAAGATCACCGGCATCGACGCTCCGGCGAAGTAA
- the rpmA gene encoding 50S ribosomal protein L27: MAHKKGASSTRNGRDSNAQRLGVKRFGGQVVNAGEILVRQRGTHFHPGTGVGRGGDDTLFALAAGAVQFGTFRGRKVVNIVPVAE; the protein is encoded by the coding sequence ATGGCACACAAGAAGGGCGCATCGTCCACTCGGAACGGTCGCGACTCCAACGCTCAGCGGCTCGGCGTGAAGCGCTTCGGCGGTCAGGTCGTCAACGCCGGTGAGATCCTGGTCCGTCAGCGTGGCACCCACTTCCACCCGGGCACGGGCGTCGGCCGTGGCGGTGACGACACGCTGTTCGCGCTGGCCGCCGGTGCGGTGCAGTTCGGCACCTTCCGCGGCCGCAAGGTCGTGAACATCGTTCCGGTCGCCGAGTAA